A DNA window from Pseudorasbora parva isolate DD20220531a chromosome 19, ASM2467924v1, whole genome shotgun sequence contains the following coding sequences:
- the fam133b gene encoding protein FAM133 isoform X2: protein MGKRDNRVAYLNPIAAARARGPAPNTGTTIQDYLSRPRPSWEEVKEQLEKKKKGSRALADFEDRMNERWKKELEKNREKVLGGGEKKEKDKEREKKEKKKERKKSSRHSSSSSSSSSSSDSSSSSLSDSEDDDDKKNMKKKKKRKRSSSRRVSDDTDTESETDSRESSKKKRKKMDGEKVKDEKDVRRKRKAERSHSESSDESDADRDAEHKKKKHSSDEKEKITDKSKKKKKKKKHKKHSKKKKRKTSGSELD from the exons ATGGGCAAGCGAGATAACAGAGTG GCATACTTGAATCCAATAGCTGCTGCCAGAGCCAGGGGACCTGCACCCAACACCGGAACCACCATTCAGGATTATCTCAGCAGACCACGACCATCATG GGAGGAGGTAAAAGAACAACtggaaaagaagaagaaaggctCCAGAGCCCTAGCTGATTTTGAGGACAGAATGAATGAG CGATGGAAGAAGGAACTGGAGAAAAACAGGGAGAAGGTACTTGGTGGAggtgaaaagaaagaaaaagacaaaGAGAGGGAAAAGAAGGAG aagaagaaggagagGAAAAAGTCCAGTAGG CATTCctcatcttcctcctcctcctcatcgaGTTCTGATTCCTCCTCCAGTTCCCTTTCAGATTCTGAAGATGAT GATgataagaaaaatatgaaaaagaagaaaaagagaaaaagatcCTCTTCCCGCAGAGTATCTGATGACACTGACACGGAGTCGGAGACTGATAGCAGG GAATcatccaagaaaaaaaggaagaaaatggATGGAGAAAAAGTCAAG gATGAAAAGGATGTTCGAAGGAAGAGGAAAGCTGAAAGGAGTCACTCTGAGTCTTCAGACGAGTCTGATGCAGACAGAGAC gctgagcacaaaaaaaagaaacacagTAGTGACGAGAAGGAGAAAATTACA GACAAGTccaagaagaaaaagaaaaagaagaagcacAAGAAacacagcaaaaagaaaaagaggaaGACTTCTGGCTCTGAGTTGGACTGA
- the fam133b gene encoding protein FAM133 isoform X1, with amino-acid sequence MGKRDNRVAYLNPIAAARARGPAPNTGTTIQDYLSRPRPSWEEVKEQLEKKKKGSRALADFEDRMNERWKKELEKNREKVLGGGEKKEKDKEREKKEKKKKERKKSSRHSSSSSSSSSSSDSSSSSLSDSEDDDDKKNMKKKKKRKRSSSRRVSDDTDTESETDSRESSKKKRKKMDGEKVKDEKDVRRKRKAERSHSESSDESDADRDAEHKKKKHSSDEKEKITDKSKKKKKKKKHKKHSKKKKRKTSGSELD; translated from the exons ATGGGCAAGCGAGATAACAGAGTG GCATACTTGAATCCAATAGCTGCTGCCAGAGCCAGGGGACCTGCACCCAACACCGGAACCACCATTCAGGATTATCTCAGCAGACCACGACCATCATG GGAGGAGGTAAAAGAACAACtggaaaagaagaagaaaggctCCAGAGCCCTAGCTGATTTTGAGGACAGAATGAATGAG CGATGGAAGAAGGAACTGGAGAAAAACAGGGAGAAGGTACTTGGTGGAggtgaaaagaaagaaaaagacaaaGAGAGGGAAAAGAAGGAG aagaagaagaaggagagGAAAAAGTCCAGTAGG CATTCctcatcttcctcctcctcctcatcgaGTTCTGATTCCTCCTCCAGTTCCCTTTCAGATTCTGAAGATGAT GATgataagaaaaatatgaaaaagaagaaaaagagaaaaagatcCTCTTCCCGCAGAGTATCTGATGACACTGACACGGAGTCGGAGACTGATAGCAGG GAATcatccaagaaaaaaaggaagaaaatggATGGAGAAAAAGTCAAG gATGAAAAGGATGTTCGAAGGAAGAGGAAAGCTGAAAGGAGTCACTCTGAGTCTTCAGACGAGTCTGATGCAGACAGAGAC gctgagcacaaaaaaaagaaacacagTAGTGACGAGAAGGAGAAAATTACA GACAAGTccaagaagaaaaagaaaaagaagaagcacAAGAAacacagcaaaaagaaaaagaggaaGACTTCTGGCTCTGAGTTGGACTGA
- the hepacam2 gene encoding HEPACAM family member 2, which yields MCPNGTWAGPLLSFPWQILSPVPFSCHTASRDYTAEMECVGVNMFLLLCILFLIVPGRDSEYISLPRTQHGRINDSLLLRVETHFDVQGVKFQGGWYKTKPVFTHLVTFTETNFIPNLRLKNNSVLKLPDCSLYFERLDEDTQGEYELQINFIFPGSSSPVAVTKTVTVTVSVPVSIPVISMTPESELVEDRDNVTLTCSIERGTNVQFEWLKDDMLVGPSDRHTFSQDHGTLVINPVKKEDIGHYICKARNHISNSQSKQAALSVFYGPYNLAVNSDQCLKTEGVFTVNPGEMVFFECIADSNPPNTCVWISKTKNGTEVLMTGPRFEVKPYELPQGKEFLCRAFNNMTKKQDETKFTLVVATLGTGKAKYIQEGSVLSSLTFVTIFSVLIIVCMMFVLLRKTCHPRRIKSIYKRPMTEQRGLHRSGHEDATEDFGIYEFVSVPGKMESTQASCRSLARLDSVRDLHTTIYDVIKHVPETPTLSLLK from the exons ATGTGTCCTAATGGCACGTGGGCGGGGCCTCTTCTCTCATTTCCCTGGCAAATACTGTCACCAGTTCCCTTTTCTTGTCACACAGCTTCTAGAGATTATACAGCAGAGATGGAATGTGTTGGAGTTAACATGTTTCTGCTGCTGTGCATCTTATTTCTCATCGTTCCag GTAGAGACTCTGAATACATCTCACTGCCACGCACACAGCATGGGAGAATCAACGACTCGCTGCTCCTCAGAGTTGAGACTCATTTTGATGTTCAGGGTGTTAAGTTCCAGGGGGGCTGGTATAAAACTAAACCGGTTTTCACTCATTTGGTCACTTTCACAGAGACCAATTTCATTCCAAATCTGCGCCTAAAGAATAATTCAGTGCTCAAATTGCCTGATTGCTCACTTTATTTTGAGCGTCTGGATGAGGACACACAGGGGGAATACGAGCTGCAGATTAACTTTATCTTCCCAGGAAGCTCCAGTCCAGTGGCTGTCACTAAAACAGTGACGGTCACAGTCAGCG TGCCCGTGTCCATCCCTGTGATTAGTATGACCCCAGAATCAGAACTTGTGGAAGACAGGGACAATGTGACGCTGACTTGCTCTATTGAACGTGGGACAAATGTTCAATTCGAATGGCTAAAGGACGACATGTTGGTTGGTCCAAGTGACCGGCATACATTCTCACAGGATCACGGGACGCTTGTAATAAACCCTGTCAAGAAAGAAGACATCGGCCATTACATTTGTAAAGCCCGAAACCACATTAGCAATAGTCAAAGCAAACAGGCTGCCCTCAGTGTGTTCT ATGGGCCATATAACCTGGcagtaaattctgaccaatgtCTGAAGACTGAAGGCGTGTTCACAGTGAACCCTGGGGAAATGGTCTTTTTTGAGTGTATTGCGGACTCGAACCCTCCCAACACCTGCGTCTGGATCTCtaaaacaaagaacggcacggAGGTTCTCATGACGGGACCACGGTTTGAAGTGAAGCCGTATGAGTTACCTCAGGGTAAAGAGTTCTTGTGTAGAGCATTCAACAATATGACGAAGAAGCAGGACGAGACCAAGTTCACACTGGTGGTGGCCACACTTGGCACAG GAAAAGCGAAATATATCCAGGAAGGGAGTGTGCTGTCTTCACTGACTTTCGTTACAATCTTCTCAGTCCTCATCATAGTGTGTATGATGTTTGTGCTCCTAAGGAAGACCTGCCATCCACGAA GGATAAAGTCCATCTACAAGCG GCCTATGACAGAGCAGCGAGGACTGCACCGCTCCG gTCATGAAGATGCAACTGAAGACTTTGGCATCTATGAATTTGTCTCTGTACCTGGGAAAATGGAGTCAACACAG GCATCCTGCAGGTCTTTGGCACGGCTGGATTCAGTCAGAGATTTGCATACCACCatctatgatgtcatcaaacaTGTGCCTGAAACTCCAACACTGAGTCTTTTGAAATGA